One genomic segment of Pongo abelii isolate AG06213 chromosome 13, NHGRI_mPonAbe1-v2.0_pri, whole genome shotgun sequence includes these proteins:
- the MAMDC4 gene encoding apical endosomal glycoprotein yields the protein MPLPSHLLPALVLFLGASLDKRCPVLNRLVLGRLGWLVTLPPGHLAVNLPAAGSSGWAWVPNHCRSPGQAVCNFVCDCRDCSDEAQCGYHGASPTRGAPFACDFEQDPCGWRDISTSGYSWLRDRAGAALEGPGPHSDHTLGTDLGWYMAVGTHQGKEASTAVLRSPTLREAASSCKLRLWYHAASGDVAELRLELTHGPETLTLWQSTGPWGPGWQELAVTTGRIQGDFRVTFSATRNATHRGAVALDDLEFWDCGLPSKALALPVPPPGGPPACPLPCSDPVCPREPSHSWGLSEGLTLPHPAPQASCPLGHHHCQNKVCVEPQQLCDGEDNCGDLSDENPHTCGRHIATDFETGLGPWNRSEGWSRNHSAGGPERPSWPRRDHSRNSAQGSFLVSVAEPGTPAILSSPEFQASGTSKCSVRWVGLTGPPCWLPRCRAPSQLLVPQLVFYHYLHGSEAGCLQLFLQTLGPGAPQAPVLLRRRRGELGTAWVRDRVDIQSTHPFQILLAGQTGPGGVVGLDDLILSDHCRPVLEVSTLQPLPPGPWAPAPQPLLPSSRLQDSCKQGHLACGDLCVPPEQLCDFEEQCAGGEDEQACGTTDFESPEAGGWEDASVGRLQWRRLSAQESQGSSAAAAGHFLSLQRAWGQLSAEARVLTPLLGPSGPRCELHLAYYLQSQLREVSCNFERDTCSWYPGHLSDTHWRWVESRGPDHDHTTGQGHFVLLDPTDPLAWGHSAHLLSRPQVPTAPTECLSFWYHLHGPQIGEWTWEQGRACGEAPGGSESPALTPIKAQEEGQLWTGPLPAGTLRLAMRREGEETHLWSRSGTQGNRWHEAWATLSHQPGSRAQYQLLFEGLRDGYHGTMALDDVAVRPGPCWAPNYCSFEDSDCGFSPGGQGLWRRQASASGHAAWGPPTDHTTETAQGHYMVVDTSPDALPRGQTASLTSKEHRPLAQPACLTFWYHGSLRSPGTLRVYLEERGRHQVLNLSAHGGLAWRLGSVDVQAERAWRVVFEAVATDVAHSYVALDDLLLQDGPCPQPGGSPAVASALLWGDCLALSLRSSGAQGLGRVAAPLTHPCPAGSCDFESGLCGWSHLAWPSLGGYSWDWGGGATPSRYPQPPVDHTLGTEAGHFAFFETGVLGPGGRAAWLRSEPLPATPASCLRFWYHMGFPEHFYKGELKVLLHSAQGQLAVWGAGGHRRHQWLEAQVEVASAKEFQIVFEATLGSQPALGPIALDDVEYLAGQRCQQPAPSPGDTATPVSVPAAVGSALLLLMLLVLLGLGGRRWLQKRGSCPFQSNREATAPGFDNILFNVDGVSLPASVTSDP from the exons atgcctctgcccagccacctgCTGCCCGCCTTGGTCCTGTTCCTGG GGGCTTCCCTGGACAAAAGATGTCCAGTGCTAAACCGGCTAGTCCTAGGCAGGCTGGGATGGCTGGTCACCCTGCCCCCAGGCCACCTGGCTGTCAACCTCCCAGCAGCAGGGTCCTCAGGCTGGGCCTGGGTCCCCAACCACTGCAGGAGCCCTGGCCAGGCCGTGTGCAACTTCGTGTGTGACTGCAGGGACTGCTCAGATGAGGCCCAGTGTG GTTACCACGGGGCTTCGCCCACCCGGGGAGCCCCCTTCGCCTGTGACTTCGAGCAGGACCCCTGCGGCTGGCGGGACATTAGCACCTCAGGCTACAGCTGGCTCCGAGACAGGGCGGGGGCCGCACTGGAGGGTCCTGGGCCTCACTCAGACCACACACTGGGCACCGACTTGG GCTGGTACATGGCTGTTGGAACCCACCAAGGGAAAGAGGCATCCACCGCAGTCCTGCGCTCGCCAACCCTGCGAGAGGCAGCCTCCTCCTGCAAGCTGAGGCTCTGGTACCACGCGGCCTCTGGAG ATGTGGCTGAGCTGCGGCTGGAGCTGACCCATGGCCCAGAGACCCTGACTCTGTGGCAGAGCACAGGGCCCTGGGGCCCTGGCTGGCAGGAGTTGGCAGTGACCACAGGCCGCATCCAGGGTGACTTCCGA GTGACCTTCTCTGCCACCCGAAATGCCACCCACAGGGGCGCTGTGGCTCTAGATGACCTAGAGTTCTGGGACTGTGGTCTACCCAGTAAGGCACTGGCTCTTCCTGTTCCACCCCCGGGAGGGCCCCCAGCTTGCCCACTCCCCTGCTCAGACCCTGTCTGCCCCCGAGAGCCCTCCCACTCCTGGGGCCTCAGTGAAGGGTTAACCCTGCCCCACCCAGCCCCCCAGGCCAGCTGTCCCCTGGGACACCACCACTGCCAGAACAAGGTCTGCGTGGAGCCCCAGCAGCTGTGCGACGGGGAAGACAATTGCGGGGACCTGTCTGATGAGAACCCACACACCTGTG GCCGCCACATAGCCACCGACTTTGAGACAGGCCTGGGCCCATGGAACCGCTCGGAAGGCTGGTCCCGGAACCACAGCGCTGGTGGTCCTGAGCGCCCCTCCTGGCCACGCCGTGACCACAGCCGGAACAGTGCACAGG GCTCCTTTCTGGTCTCCGTGGCCGAGCCTGGCACCCCTGCTATACTCTCCAGCCCCGAATTCCAAGCCTCAGGCACCTCTAAGTGCTCGGTGAGATGGGTGGGGCTCACAGGGCCTCCATGCTGGCTGCCCAGGTGCAGGGCCCCCAGCCAGCTCTTGGTTCCACAGCTGGTCTTCTATCACTACCTGCACGGGTCTGAGGCTGGCTGCCTCCAGCTGTTCCTGCAGACTCTAGGGCCCGGCGCCCCCCAGGCCCCCGTCCTGCTGCGGAGGCGCCGAGGGGAGCTGGGGACCGCCTGGGTCCGAGACCGTGTTGACATCCAGAGCACCCACCCCTTCCAG ATCCTCCTGGCCGGGCAGACAGGCCCAGGGGGCGTCGTGGGTCTGGACGACCTCATCCTGTCTGACCACTGCAGACCAGTCTTGG AGGTGTCCACCCTGCAGCCGCTGCCTCCTGGGCCCTGggccccagccccccagcccctgctgcCCAGCTCGCGGCTCCAGGATTCCTGCAAGCAGGGGCATCTCGCCTGCGGGGACTTGTGTGTGCCCCCGGAACAACTGTGTGACTTCGAGGAGCAGTGCGCAGGGGGCGAGGACGAGCAGGCCTGCG GCACCACAGACTTTGAGTCTCCTGAGGCCGGGGGCTGGGAGGACGCCAGCGTGGGGCGGCTGCAGTGGCGGCGTCTCTCAGCCCAGGAGAGCCAGGGGTCCAGTGCAGCTGCTGCTG GGCACTTCCTGTCTCTGCAGAGGGCCTGGGGGCAGCTAAGTGCTGAGGCCCGGGTCCTTACACCCCTCCTTGGCCCTTCTGGCCCCAGATGTGAACTCCACCTGGCTTATTATTTACAGAGTCAGCTCCGAG aggTCTCCTGTAACTTTGAGCGGGACACATGCAGCTGGTACCCAGGCCACCTCTCAGACACACACTGGCGCTGGGTGGAGAGCCGCGGGCCTGACCACGACCACACCACAGGCCAAG GCCACTTTGTGCTCCTGGACCCCACAGACCCCCTGGCCTGGGGCCACAGCGCCCACCTGCTCTCCAGGCCCCAGGTGCCAACAGCACCCACGGAGTGTCTCAGCTTCTGGTACCACCTCCATGGGCCCCAGATTGGTGAGTGGACCTGGGAGCAGGGCAGGGCCTGTGGGGAGGCCCCCGGGGGTTCAGAGTCCCCCGCTCTGACACCCATCAAGGCACAGGAGGAAGGTCAGTTATGGACTGGTCCCCTCCCTGCAGGGACTCTGCGCCTAGCCATGAGACGGGAAGGGGAGGAGACACACCTATGGTCACGGTCGGGCACCCAGGGCAACCGCTGGCATGAGGCCTGGGCCACCCTTTCCCACCAGCCTGGCTCCCGTGCCCAGTACCAG CTGCTGTTCGAGGGCCTCCGGGACGGATACCATGGCACCATGGCGCTGGATGATGTGGCCGTGCGGCCGGGCCCCTGCTGGGCCCCTAATTACTGCTCCTTTGAGGACTCAGACTGCGGCTTCTCCCCTGGAGGCCAGGGTCTCTGGAGGCGGCAGGCCAGTGCCTCAGGCCATGCTGCCTGGGGCCCCCCAACAGACCATACCACTGAGACAGCCCAAG GGCACTACATGGTGGTGGACACAAGCCCAGACGCACTGCCCCGGGGTCAGACGGCCTCCCTGACCTCCAAGGAGCACAGGCCCCTGGCCCAGCCTGCTTGTCTGACCTTCTGGTACCACGGGAGCCTCCGCAGCCCAG GCACCCTGCGGGTCTACCTGGAGGAGCGCGGGAGGCACCAGGTGCTCAACCTCAGTGCCCACGGCGGGCTTGCCTGGCGCCTGGGCAGCGTGGACGTGCAGGCCGAGCGAGCCTGGAGG GTGGTGTTTGAGGCAGTGGCCACAGACGTGGCACACTCCTACGTGGCTCTGGATGATCTGCTCCTCCAGGACGGGCCCTGCCCTCAGCCAGGTGGGAGCCCTGCTGTGGCCTCGGCCCTGCTCTGGGGCGACTGCCTAGCCCTTTCCCTTCGTAGTAGTGGTGCCCAGGGCTTGGGCCGTGTGGCAGCACCACTCACCCACCCATGTCCTGCAGGTTCCTGTGATTTTGAGTCTGGCCTGTGTGGCTGgagccacctggcctggcccAGCCTGGGCGGATACAGCTGGGACTGGGGCGGGGGAGCCACCCCGTCTCGTTACCCCCAGCCCCCTGTGGACCACACCCTGGGTACAGAGGCAG GCCACTTTGCCTTCTTTGAAACTGGCGTGCTGGGCCCTGGGGGCCGGGCCGCCTGGCTGCGCAGCGAGCCTCTGCcggccaccccagcctcctgcctccgCTTCTGGTATCACATGGGCTTTCCTGAGCACTTCT ACAAGGGGGAGCTGAAGGTGCTGCTGCACAGTGCCCAGGGCCAGCTGGCTGTGTGGGGCGCAGGCGGGCATCGGCGGCACCAGTGGCTGGAGGCCCAGGTGGAGGTAGCCAGTGCCAAGGAGTTCCAG ATCGTGTTTGAAGCCACTCTGGGCAGCCAGCCAGCCCTGGGGCCCATTGCCCTGGATGATGTGGAGTATCTGGCCGGGCAGCGTTGCCAGCAGCCTGCCCCCAGCCCGG